In one Umezawaea sp. Da 62-37 genomic region, the following are encoded:
- a CDS encoding beta-propeller fold lactonase family protein codes for MPVLDRSRTTTVLAVAAVLSAVAVAPAASADPIGRVLGYVANNGGGVSVIDTANNSVTRTVTDNAGSSPYTADVAFDGTRGYVTNLSDNTLSVIDAPTNSVDTRIPVGSKPAGVVVAPDGGHVYVTNYGDGTLSVVDVATLSVAKTINVGPSPDGVAISPDGRTVYVANDVTGPTTLTVVDATTNTVVASVYTGSRPSSLAVSPDGGRVLVVNKNSEDVAVVDAASRTVLRVVTVGQVPYGVDITADGKRAYVTNSGSDTVSVLNLENVGDPEVSVVDGPPIAVGDRPIGLALTPDDGKLYITNFLAGTVSVVDTATRTVTTTVPVGEKPVGVAVHFVPAAVTVLTGGSAKLAITLPSILSVKSIDARLTEQHTGAPVVGETVVFRTTEGHPLCTAVTDATGTARCDSASALLITVGVLLKGYTASFPGTNAYTSSVAHGSTTLL; via the coding sequence ATGCCAGTTCTCGATCGTTCCCGTACCACGACGGTGTTAGCCGTCGCCGCGGTGCTGTCGGCGGTCGCCGTCGCGCCCGCGGCGTCAGCCGACCCGATTGGCCGGGTACTCGGTTACGTCGCCAACAACGGCGGCGGTGTCTCGGTGATCGACACGGCGAACAACTCCGTCACCCGGACGGTCACCGACAACGCGGGCAGCTCGCCGTACACGGCGGACGTCGCGTTCGACGGAACTCGGGGCTATGTCACGAACCTCAGCGACAACACGCTGTCCGTGATCGACGCGCCGACCAACTCGGTCGACACGAGGATCCCCGTGGGCTCCAAGCCCGCGGGTGTCGTCGTCGCGCCCGACGGCGGCCACGTGTACGTCACGAACTACGGCGACGGCACGCTGTCCGTTGTGGACGTCGCCACCCTCAGCGTCGCCAAGACGATCAACGTCGGCCCCAGCCCGGACGGCGTCGCGATCTCCCCGGACGGCAGGACCGTCTACGTGGCCAACGACGTCACCGGACCCACGACGCTGACCGTCGTGGACGCCACGACGAACACGGTGGTCGCGTCGGTGTACACCGGCAGCAGGCCCAGTTCGCTGGCCGTGTCGCCCGACGGCGGCCGCGTGCTGGTCGTCAACAAGAACTCCGAGGACGTCGCCGTCGTCGACGCGGCCAGCAGGACCGTGCTCCGCGTCGTGACGGTCGGCCAGGTCCCCTACGGCGTCGACATCACCGCCGACGGCAAGCGCGCCTACGTGACGAACTCGGGCTCCGACACCGTGTCGGTGCTCAACCTCGAGAACGTGGGCGACCCCGAGGTCTCCGTGGTCGACGGCCCGCCGATCGCGGTGGGTGACCGGCCCATCGGCCTCGCCCTCACGCCCGACGACGGCAAGCTCTACATCACGAACTTCCTCGCCGGCACCGTGTCGGTCGTCGACACGGCGACCAGGACGGTCACCACGACCGTCCCCGTCGGCGAGAAGCCGGTCGGCGTCGCGGTGCACTTCGTGCCCGCCGCGGTGACCGTGCTGACCGGCGGATCGGCCAAGCTCGCGATCACGCTGCCCAGCATCCTCTCGGTGAAGAGCATCGACGCGCGGCTCACCGAGCAGCACACCGGCGCGCCGGTCGTTGGCGAGACCGTCGTCTTCCGCACCACCGAGGGACACCCGCTGTGCACCGCGGTGACGGACGCTACGGGCACCGCCCGCTGCGACTCCGCCTCGGCGCTGCTGATCACCGTGGGCGTCCTGCTCAAGGGGTACACGGCGAGCTTCCCCGGCACCAACGCGTACACGTCGTCGGTCGCCCACGGCTCGACGACGCTGCTTTAG
- a CDS encoding glycosyltransferase family 4 protein, producing the protein MRRAPHVLIIVQNLPVPLDRRVWLECRALVNAGYEVSVICPKGPDDPAYAVLDSVHLYKYRPPPQADGVVGYAWEFLYCWLRTAWLSQKVWRRGRFHVIQACNPPDTYWALALLWRTMGVKFLFDHHDLNPEVFLSRFGKPKGVAGRAQLAILKWLERRTFHTADRVTSTNTSYQKIAWERGRVPREHTAVVRSGPDTSVMRPVAGDPALLRGGKHLVAYLGIMGPQDGVDGVLEVAKRIVLDRGRTDVRFALLGFGDCLEDLKKQSTAWGLDDYVEFTGRVGPEQISRYLSTASAGVSPDPLNPLNDVSTMNKTMEYMAYAVPVVAYRLTETVVSAADCAVYVEPGDVDGFAKALLDLLDDPDRRGELGAAGRRRCEKVLDWRPQAENYIGVFDELLGFRSRGPFPDGPAVVDGAMLDKWGGRMVDVTDDEALRAFAADRRHSIEDASMRESG; encoded by the coding sequence GTGAGACGCGCGCCGCATGTGCTGATCATCGTGCAGAACCTCCCGGTTCCGCTCGACCGCAGGGTCTGGCTGGAGTGCCGGGCGCTGGTCAACGCGGGATACGAGGTCTCGGTCATCTGCCCGAAGGGGCCCGACGACCCGGCCTACGCCGTGCTGGACTCGGTGCACCTGTACAAGTACCGGCCGCCGCCGCAGGCCGACGGCGTGGTCGGCTACGCCTGGGAGTTCCTGTACTGCTGGCTGCGCACGGCGTGGCTCAGCCAGAAGGTGTGGCGCCGCGGCCGCTTCCACGTGATCCAGGCGTGCAACCCGCCGGACACCTACTGGGCGCTCGCGCTGCTGTGGCGGACGATGGGGGTGAAGTTCCTCTTCGACCACCACGACCTGAACCCCGAGGTCTTCCTGTCCCGGTTCGGGAAGCCGAAGGGCGTCGCCGGGCGCGCGCAGCTCGCGATCCTGAAGTGGTTGGAGCGCAGGACGTTCCACACCGCCGACCGGGTGACGTCCACGAACACCTCGTACCAGAAGATCGCGTGGGAACGGGGGCGCGTGCCCCGCGAGCACACCGCGGTCGTGCGCTCGGGCCCCGACACGTCGGTCATGCGGCCGGTCGCGGGCGACCCGGCCCTGCTGCGCGGCGGCAAGCACCTCGTGGCCTACCTCGGCATCATGGGCCCGCAGGACGGCGTGGACGGCGTCCTGGAGGTGGCGAAGCGGATCGTGCTCGACCGCGGCCGCACCGACGTCCGCTTCGCGCTCCTCGGGTTCGGCGACTGCCTTGAGGACCTGAAGAAGCAAAGCACCGCGTGGGGCCTGGACGACTACGTGGAGTTCACCGGCCGCGTCGGGCCGGAGCAGATCTCCCGCTACCTCTCGACCGCGTCGGCGGGCGTCTCGCCGGACCCGCTGAACCCGCTGAACGACGTGTCGACGATGAACAAGACCATGGAGTACATGGCCTACGCCGTCCCGGTGGTGGCCTACCGGCTGACCGAGACCGTGGTGTCGGCGGCCGACTGCGCGGTGTACGTGGAGCCCGGTGACGTCGACGGGTTCGCCAAGGCGCTGCTGGACCTGCTCGACGACCCCGACCGGCGCGGCGAACTCGGCGCGGCCGGGCGGCGGCGGTGCGAGAAGGTGCTGGACTGGCGGCCGCAGGCCGAGAACTACATCGGCGTGTTCGACGAGCTGCTCGGCTTCCGCTCCAGGGGGCCGTTCCCGGACGGGCCCGCCGTGGTCGACGGCGCGATGCTCGACAAGTGGGGCGGCAGGATGGTCGACGTGACCGACGACGAGGCGCTGCGGGCCTTCGCCGCCGACCGCCGTCACTCCATCGAGGACGCCTCGATGCGGGAAAGCGGCTAA
- a CDS encoding MFS transporter translates to MYIASARAGTRTRLGAVPKTVVALGVVSLLTDVSAEMITAFLPVYLLFSLNIGYVQFGLLDGLYTGATAVLRLVGGHFADRLRRPKLVAGVGYGLSALTKLVFPAVGASALGIGGVIAADRAGKGLRTAPRDALISLSVPGDQLGTAFGVHRSMDTVGALIGPVVTFLILMNLGTAPTPIFVVSFGFAVLGLIVLGFFVPERPKATASPGPAPSIKAGLALLKDVPFRRAGVVAALLGVATVSDAFVFVLVQRTTEVPLGVLPLLPLGTALTFLLFAAPLGRLADVIGRWPVFFGGHVLLLGVYLLLLAPAGGYGVAIAALLMHGLFYASTDGVLSAWTGAMIPPSLRGSGLAVVQTGQALARLVSSIGFGFLLQYAALGTAVLTAVCALAAALVAVLVVTRKETTS, encoded by the coding sequence GTGTACATCGCTTCTGCGCGGGCCGGCACGCGCACGCGGCTCGGCGCGGTACCGAAAACGGTTGTGGCGCTGGGCGTGGTCAGCCTCCTCACGGACGTGTCCGCGGAGATGATCACCGCGTTCCTGCCCGTGTACCTGCTCTTCAGCCTCAACATCGGTTACGTCCAGTTCGGACTGCTCGACGGTCTGTACACGGGCGCGACCGCGGTGCTGCGGCTGGTGGGAGGGCACTTCGCCGACCGGTTGCGCAGACCGAAGCTGGTCGCGGGCGTGGGCTACGGCCTGTCCGCCCTCACCAAGCTCGTGTTCCCGGCCGTCGGCGCGTCCGCGCTCGGCATCGGCGGCGTGATCGCCGCGGACCGCGCGGGCAAGGGCCTGCGCACCGCGCCGCGCGACGCGCTGATCTCGTTGAGCGTGCCCGGCGACCAGCTCGGCACCGCGTTCGGCGTGCACCGCAGCATGGACACCGTGGGCGCGCTGATCGGCCCCGTCGTGACGTTCCTCATCCTGATGAACCTCGGCACCGCGCCGACCCCGATCTTCGTCGTCAGCTTCGGTTTCGCCGTGCTGGGCCTGATCGTGCTCGGCTTCTTCGTGCCGGAGCGGCCGAAGGCCACCGCCTCGCCCGGCCCCGCGCCGAGCATCAAGGCGGGGCTCGCGCTGCTGAAGGACGTGCCGTTCCGCCGGGCGGGCGTGGTCGCCGCGCTGCTCGGCGTCGCCACCGTCTCCGACGCGTTCGTCTTCGTGCTCGTGCAGCGCACCACCGAGGTCCCGCTCGGCGTGCTGCCGCTGCTGCCGCTCGGCACCGCGCTCACGTTCCTGCTCTTCGCCGCGCCGCTGGGCAGGCTGGCCGACGTGATCGGCCGGTGGCCGGTGTTCTTCGGCGGCCACGTGCTGCTGCTGGGCGTGTACCTGCTGCTGCTGGCGCCCGCGGGCGGCTACGGCGTCGCCATCGCGGCCTTGTTGATGCACGGCCTGTTCTACGCCTCCACCGACGGCGTGCTGTCCGCGTGGACCGGGGCCATGATCCCGCCGTCCCTGCGCGGCTCCGGCCTCGCCGTCGTGCAGACCGGGCAGGCCCTGGCGCGGCTGGTGTCCTCCATCGGCTTCGGCTTCCTGCTCCAGTACGCCGCGCTCGGCACGGCCGTCCTGACGGCCGTCTGCGCCCTCGCCGCGGCCCTCGTGGCGGTGCTCGTGGTGACCCGCAAGGAGACGACGTCGTGA
- a CDS encoding HD domain-containing protein: MITIPAKLTDPLARETLDFLHASVAEPIANHSIRAYVYAEFLVDHWNERHNKDYDPDTLFFAATLHDLGLGTAGANHPDRFEVAGADLAVDHLQKNGVAQPTIDRVWDAIALHTSLGIAQRKGLISKLVTVATGMDFGADSEPITDAMAATLHAHYPRLDSAKTMITTITTQARTNPAKAPLASLTHYLTRTAHLGPDPTIASRWDS; the protein is encoded by the coding sequence ATGATCACCATCCCCGCAAAACTCACCGACCCCCTCGCTCGGGAAACCCTCGACTTCCTGCACGCCTCGGTCGCCGAACCCATCGCCAACCACAGCATCCGCGCGTACGTGTACGCCGAATTCCTCGTCGACCACTGGAACGAACGCCACAACAAGGACTACGACCCCGACACCCTCTTCTTCGCCGCCACCCTCCACGACCTGGGCCTGGGCACCGCCGGCGCGAACCACCCGGACCGCTTCGAAGTCGCCGGCGCCGACCTCGCCGTTGACCACCTCCAGAAGAACGGCGTCGCCCAACCCACCATCGACCGCGTGTGGGACGCCATCGCCCTGCACACGTCGCTCGGCATCGCCCAACGCAAGGGCCTCATCAGCAAACTCGTAACCGTCGCCACCGGCATGGACTTCGGCGCCGACTCGGAACCCATCACCGACGCCATGGCAGCCACCCTGCACGCCCACTACCCACGACTCGACTCCGCCAAAACCATGATCACCACCATCACCACCCAGGCAAGGACGAACCCCGCAAAAGCACCACTCGCCTCACTTACCCACTACCTCACCAGAACCGCCCACCTGGGCCCCGACCCCACCATCGCCTCCCGCTGGGACTCCTGA
- a CDS encoding polysaccharide deacetylase family protein has product MGAGGPAGRGDRFGGCGVIGSLASRVAGRLSPASKRRVRRATDGVLSPVGSVRGVRTSARVVALTYDDGPDPEGTPAVLEALGELGVLATFFVLVERAEGHPALLRRILDEGHEVALHGIDHSRLTERSAGEVRRLLVEGKRRLEAVAGRRVRLFRPAFGAQSVGTFLAARRAGLDPVVWGPTVSDWVDGTAVEVAARALPAVHPGAVILLHDGFEVPVGDETPRPTFDRGDVTRSLVGALRGEGYEVMSVGGLLGCGQVWRTAWFRP; this is encoded by the coding sequence GTGGGAGCGGGCGGCCCGGCAGGTCGTGGAGATCGCTTCGGGGGTTGCGGGGTGATCGGGTCGTTGGCTTCTCGGGTGGCGGGGAGGTTGTCCCCTGCTTCCAAACGGCGCGTTCGTCGGGCTACCGATGGGGTGTTGAGTCCGGTTGGGTCGGTGCGCGGGGTGAGGACTTCCGCGCGGGTGGTGGCGTTGACTTACGACGACGGGCCGGATCCGGAGGGGACGCCCGCTGTGCTGGAGGCGTTGGGGGAGTTGGGGGTGCTGGCCACGTTCTTCGTGTTGGTGGAAAGGGCTGAGGGGCATCCTGCTTTGTTGCGGCGGATCTTGGATGAGGGGCATGAGGTCGCGCTGCACGGGATTGATCATTCGCGGTTGACCGAGAGGTCCGCGGGTGAGGTGCGGCGGTTGTTGGTGGAGGGGAAGCGGCGGTTGGAGGCTGTGGCCGGTCGGCGGGTGAGGTTGTTCCGGCCTGCTTTTGGGGCGCAGTCGGTGGGGACGTTCTTGGCGGCTCGGCGGGCTGGGTTGGATCCGGTGGTGTGGGGGCCGACCGTGTCGGATTGGGTTGATGGGACGGCTGTCGAGGTCGCGGCTCGGGCGTTGCCTGCGGTGCATCCGGGGGCGGTGATCTTGTTGCACGATGGGTTTGAGGTGCCTGTGGGGGATGAGACGCCTCGGCCGACCTTTGATCGGGGGGATGTGACTCGGTCGCTTGTGGGGGCGTTGAGGGGGGAGGGGTATGAGGTTATGTCGGTTGGTGGGTTGTTGGGGTGTGGGCAGGTGTGGAGGACGGCTTGGTTTCGGCCTTGA
- a CDS encoding glycosyltransferase family 4 protein codes for MRLGFACSWDARPELTWSHTPWNLREALRTRVDVVDLGVEHPPLLRNAFKAAHARRVDGRWVSMWRHAASTRRFDEWTLRRSLSRNPCDVVLQIQDLTTFDRPYLMLQDLSYDVLLELVDQPGGLSHFPSLTRSDVQRSAERQREVYASAAGVLAMSSWFADHLVEVTGLPREKVHVVNPGVTARGESAGVAAAHHRRMSGPRRRLLMVGKDFPTKGGDQVVGALAILRREVDPSITLTVVGPDVWPMSGPVPPGVDFLGRLPVSEVGALYDSHDLFVLPSRFEGFGIAFVEALSRGLPCVGRDAFAMPGIITAGDLVSTDEPEELAKVAGQLLLDDSVYDSAFVGAEEVAAHYTWERAARQVVEIASGVAG; via the coding sequence ATGAGGCTGGGATTCGCGTGCAGTTGGGACGCGCGGCCGGAGCTCACGTGGTCCCACACGCCGTGGAACCTGCGCGAGGCGCTGCGGACGCGGGTCGACGTGGTCGACCTCGGTGTCGAGCACCCCCCGTTGCTGCGCAACGCCTTCAAGGCCGCGCACGCGCGGCGGGTCGACGGGCGCTGGGTGTCGATGTGGCGGCACGCCGCGTCGACCCGGCGGTTCGACGAGTGGACGCTGCGGCGGTCGCTGTCGCGCAACCCGTGCGACGTGGTGCTCCAGATCCAGGACCTGACGACGTTCGACCGGCCCTACCTGATGTTGCAGGACCTGAGCTACGACGTGCTGCTCGAGCTCGTCGACCAGCCCGGCGGGCTGAGCCACTTCCCGTCGTTGACGCGTTCCGACGTGCAGCGCTCGGCCGAGCGGCAGCGCGAGGTGTACGCGTCCGCCGCCGGGGTGCTGGCGATGAGCTCCTGGTTCGCCGACCACCTGGTCGAGGTGACCGGGCTGCCGCGCGAGAAGGTGCACGTCGTGAATCCCGGCGTGACCGCTCGCGGTGAATCGGCAGGGGTCGCGGCCGCGCACCACCGGCGGATGTCCGGGCCTCGGCGGCGGTTGTTGATGGTGGGCAAGGACTTCCCGACCAAGGGCGGCGACCAGGTCGTCGGCGCGTTGGCGATCCTGCGCCGGGAGGTCGACCCGTCGATCACCCTGACGGTCGTGGGGCCCGACGTGTGGCCGATGAGCGGGCCGGTGCCGCCGGGGGTCGATTTCCTCGGTCGGCTGCCGGTGTCCGAGGTCGGCGCGCTGTACGACTCGCACGACCTCTTCGTGCTGCCGTCGCGGTTCGAGGGGTTCGGGATCGCGTTCGTGGAGGCGTTGTCGCGCGGGTTGCCGTGCGTGGGACGGGACGCGTTCGCGATGCCGGGGATCATCACGGCCGGGGACCTGGTGTCCACCGACGAGCCGGAGGAGTTGGCGAAGGTGGCGGGGCAGTTGCTGCTGGACGATTCGGTGTACGACAGCGCTTTCGTGGGAGCTGAGGAAGTGGCCGCGCACTACACGTGGGAGCGGGCGGCCCGGCAGGTCGTGGAGATCGCTTCGGGGGTTGCGGGGTGA
- a CDS encoding O-antigen ligase family protein: MRGLPTRQEKGDARGLLTFFAVLLFCLPAQLIIGPLGASGTPAGVVGMGLVVFWLITRLLPGSGVKTNLQPARVAVGLLVLSILLSYVVGTLSPLPADQLSGADRALLTTMSWMGIAFVAADMLKSRKSVELLLRTVVILTGIIAFIGLLQFATGFNVAELYGHIPGLKINYDIGNVSDRSNFRRVSATASHAIEFGVVLAMVFPVALHLAFYVKERRWLWWGAVVLIGLASPMSVSRSATLGMFVAFIVLFAGWSGVRRGIALLVAPVFVVALRLLIPGLVGTITGLFTGWADDPSIQGRTDDYVVVGQFIDQSPWFGRGFGTFLPKAFITLDNQFLGSIVETGFFGLTSLILLFVVGFVTARGVRVRADDEENRHLGQALAASIAVCALAFVTFDGLGFPMISGVLFLFIGIIGALWRLARRGQLVDAPVLVDVKAGVGV, from the coding sequence GTGCGCGGACTCCCCACCCGGCAGGAGAAGGGCGACGCACGAGGTCTGCTGACCTTCTTCGCCGTGCTGCTCTTCTGCCTGCCCGCCCAGCTGATCATCGGCCCGCTCGGCGCCAGCGGCACGCCCGCGGGCGTCGTCGGCATGGGACTGGTGGTGTTCTGGCTCATCACCAGGCTGCTGCCCGGTTCCGGCGTGAAGACCAACCTCCAGCCCGCCCGCGTCGCGGTCGGGCTGCTGGTGCTGTCGATCCTGCTGTCCTACGTCGTGGGCACGCTGAGCCCGCTGCCCGCCGACCAGCTCTCGGGCGCGGACCGGGCGCTGCTCACCACTATGTCGTGGATGGGCATCGCCTTCGTCGCCGCGGACATGCTGAAGTCCCGCAAGAGCGTGGAACTGCTGCTGCGCACGGTGGTCATCCTCACCGGGATCATCGCGTTCATCGGGCTGCTCCAGTTCGCCACCGGGTTCAACGTCGCCGAGCTGTACGGGCACATCCCCGGACTCAAGATCAACTACGACATCGGCAACGTGTCCGACCGGTCGAACTTCCGCCGGGTCTCGGCCACCGCCTCGCATGCCATCGAGTTCGGCGTGGTGCTGGCCATGGTGTTCCCGGTCGCGCTGCACCTCGCCTTCTACGTCAAGGAACGGCGCTGGCTCTGGTGGGGCGCGGTCGTCCTCATCGGACTCGCCAGCCCCATGTCGGTGTCCCGCTCGGCCACGCTCGGCATGTTCGTCGCGTTCATCGTGCTCTTCGCGGGCTGGTCCGGCGTCCGCCGCGGCATCGCCCTGCTGGTCGCGCCGGTGTTCGTCGTCGCGCTGCGGCTGCTGATCCCCGGACTCGTCGGCACCATCACCGGCCTGTTCACCGGCTGGGCGGACGACCCCAGCATCCAGGGCCGCACCGACGACTACGTCGTGGTCGGCCAGTTCATCGACCAGTCGCCGTGGTTCGGCCGCGGCTTCGGCACGTTCCTGCCCAAGGCGTTCATCACGCTGGACAACCAGTTCCTCGGCAGCATCGTCGAAACCGGCTTCTTCGGCCTGACCTCGCTCATCCTGCTGTTCGTCGTCGGCTTCGTCACCGCGCGCGGCGTCAGGGTCCGCGCCGACGACGAGGAGAACCGCCACCTCGGCCAGGCGCTCGCCGCCTCGATCGCGGTGTGCGCGCTGGCGTTCGTCACCTTCGACGGACTCGGCTTCCCGATGATCAGCGGTGTGCTGTTCCTGTTCATCGGCATCATCGGCGCGCTCTGGCGCCTGGCCCGCCGCGGCCAGCTCGTCGACGCGCCCGTCCTGGTCGACGTGAAGGCGGGGGTCGGGGTATGA